Proteins co-encoded in one Chroicocephalus ridibundus chromosome 6, bChrRid1.1, whole genome shotgun sequence genomic window:
- the SAMD7 gene encoding sterile alpha motif domain-containing protein 7, translated as MTPRDHMRKMSILGEQGTLEEKHLYRLASGMAAGELRQRQEMLMRNQLMAVNPQLMGAGQQRMQAVPSQFEPRLVDRDLLPSTEMMASADPRQIHIASHLGPTVPQHANMPNILSNRVYPGPGYSFLQPESMEAVARRQELVQKQNIARMEMEMSAIFQQKEMEKAHRKGLLGLEAPFLYHGMPASPIAFRGRHRLPEGHLPSDLYVHRTTLDEIHGNAMLMATSPYPPVSSLQRERGRRPGRRAGNHKAADCSANGTKNQADDKTTDPASAVVDDEKDDKKEAEVETPNKHEQSKNQTEPPAVAKNCKEFEQGLRKNCTTHEISAETNSCSNTNEKESNSSCAAFDDKYMYPSAIPFSALPYGFPVPSNPLLPSGAHGLILNGEDISSIEDIRKWTVDDVYNFIISLPGCSDYAQIFKDHAIDGETLPLLTEEHLLDTMGLKLGPALKIRSQVSRRLGNVFYMMNLPLSVPLPPAPGKPSDQPSDIASPLHCNSSGDTLDSPCSQDPETSKAVEQIVSESRENPCDAAGSQPDFQVIAFQKS; from the exons ATGACTCCACGAGATCACATGAGAAAAATGTCTATCCTGGGGGAACAAGGAACACTAGAAGAAAAGCACTTATACCGATTAGCAAGTGGCATGGCAGCAGGAG AACTGCGGCAGCGGCAAGAGATGCTAATGAGAAATCAGTTGATGGCAGTAAACCCTCAGCTAATGGGCGCAGGCCAGCAGAGAATGCAGGCAGTTCCCTCCCAGTTTGAGCCTCGACTGGTAGACAG AGATCTGTTACCTTCGACTGAAATGATGGCATCAGCTGACCCAAGACAAATCCATATAGCGTCCCACCTTGGACCCACAGTCCCACAGCACGCAAACATGCCCAACATATTGTCCAACCGTGTTTACCCAGGCCCAG GATATAGCTTTCTGCAACCAGAAtccatggaagctgtggccagaagACAGGAGCTggttcaaaagcaaaatattgccAG AATGGAAATGGAGATGAGTgctatttttcagcaaaaagaaatggagaaagctcATCGGAAAGGGCTACTGGGCCTGGAAGCACCTTTCCTTTACCATGGGATGCCAGCTAGTCCCATTGCTTTCCGTGGCAGGCACAGGCTACCTGAAGGCCATCTTCCCAGCGACTTATATGTTCACCGAACCACCCTCGATGAAATTCATGGCAACGCTATGCTTATGGCAACCAGCCCGTACCCTCCAGTCAGCAGTTTGCAAAGGGAGAGGGGACGTcgaccagggagaagagctggaAATCACAAAGCTGCAGACTGTAGTGCCAATGGCACAAAGAACCAAGCTGATGACAAAACTACAGACCCTGCTTCAGCTGTAGTGGATGATGAGAAAGACGACAAGAAAGAAGCAGAGGTGGAGACACCAAACAAACatgaacaaagcaaaaaccagaCTGAGCCACCTGCAGTTGCCAAAAACTGTAAAGAATTTGAACAAGGCTTGAGAAAAAACTGTACTACTCATGAAATTTCTGCTGAAACCAACAGCTGCAGCAACACAAATGAGAAGGAATCTAATAGCTCCTGTGCTGCTTTTGATGACAAGTACATGTACCCTTCTGCAATCCCATTCTCAGCGTTACCATATGGATTTCCAGTACCCAGCAATCCATTGCTACCTTCAG GAGCACATGGCCTGATCCTGAATGGAGAAGACATTTCTTCCATTGAAGACATTCGCAAGTGGACTGTTGATGATGTATACAACTTCATCATTAGCCTCCCAGGCTGTTCAGATTATGCCCAG ATATTTAAAGACCACGCTATTGATGGAGAAACCCTCCCACTGCTAACAGAGGAACACCTCCTGGATACAATGGGATTAAAACTCGGACCAGCATTAAAAATCCGCTCTCAG GTGTCCCGACGTCTTGGCAATGTGTTCTACATGATGAATCTTCCTCTGTCCGTGCCCCTGCCACCTGCTCCAGGCAAACCCTCAGATCAGCCCTCCGACATAGCCTCCCCTCTTCACTGCAACAGCAGTGGCGATACACTGGATAGTCCCTGCTCTCAAGACCCAGAAACTTCAAAAGCAGTGGAACAGATCGTTTCAGAAAGCAGGGAAAATCCATGTGATGCAGCTGGATCTCAGCCTGACTTCCAGGTGATCGCTTTTCAGAAAAGTTGA